GCGCTGATCTATCGGCTGTCCGGGGATCGCAATCCGTTGCACAGCGACCCCTGGTTCGCCACCAACCTGGCCGGCTTCCCACGCCCGATCCTGCACGGCCTGTGCACTTATGGCGTGTCGGGCCGCGCGCTGGTCTCGGAGTTGGGCAATGGCGTCGCCGCCAACATCACCTCGATCGCCGCCCGGTTCACCAAACCGGTGTTCCCCGGCGAGACGTTGTCCACGTCGATCTGGAAAACCGAGCCGGGTAAGGCCCTGTTCCGCACCGAGGCATCGGGCGCCGAGGGTTTGGGTGCGCGCGTGGTGCTCGACGACGGCGAGGTCGAGTACATCGACGGTTAGCGTGCGCCGGTTCGATTGACGGACCGGTAGTAGCGGACGTAGGCCGCGGCGGGTACCACCACAAAGGTGAGCGCCAGCAACACGATCGAGAAATAGTTCGCGCCGCCTTGCGGCGTGAGTACCAGCGTGCGGTAGTCGAAGGACACCGCCAACGCCACCGAAACCACCACCGCCGCCACCGGTAACACCTTGTCGGTAAACATATTTCGCCTGATTGCTGCTTGGTCTGGTTTACGCGCGAGTTCCATCAACGCGATCGGCACGATGATGAACTGGATGAACCGGGCGATTACGGCCAGCCCGATCAGGCTGTCGTTGTCGAAACGCAGCGCCAGCGGAAACGCCAGCGCCAGCGCAGCGGTAACGCCGAACGCCGCCATCGGTACCCCGAACCGGTTCTTGCGGGAGAGCCGTAAGGGCAGAGTTCCGGTGTCCGACAATGCCGACCACAGCCGCGGCGCGCCGAACGAGGCCGCTACATTGATGCCGAACATCGACACCAAGGCGCCCAGCACGACGATGGTGCGCAAAGGCTCGTTTCCGATTGCGGCCGCCAATTTCACCGTGTCGTGCGATTCGACGATCCGGCGCGAGCCCAGCAGCATGGCCACCGTCACCGCCAGCACGTAGACGACGCCGACGGCGGCGATGGCTAGCGGGATGGCCCGGGGCAGGTTGCGTTCCGGTGCGTCCATCTCCTCGGCGGCGTTGGCGATCGACTCGAAACCGGTGAAAGCATAAAGGGCCGCCACGGTCGCAAGGACCAGACCGCTCAGGGTGCTCTGACCAACTTGGACGAAACCCAGCAAAGCATACGGCGCCGGGCGGTAGACCTCCGGGGAACTGGCGTCCGCGTAGTTGTTGACGTGCAGGGTCGCGACGATCCAGAGGCCGCCGAGGATGAACACCGAGAGCGCGAAAACCTTTCCCAGCGTCGATATTCCATTGGCCCACCGAATCACCCGATTGCCGAACAGGTTGATGGTCAACAACACCGCGACGAAGCCCAGGAAGGTCAGCGTCTTGACGCTAAAAAAATCCGTGTCTTGAGACCAATGCCGTTGTGGAAAAAGAACTTTCAATAATGTGGAGACGAATAGCGACGCCAGTACGCCCCAGGCGATCGAGGCGATCACCGCGTGCGTGACGCCGACATAGATGGCCAGGCGCTGGCCGAACGCGGCATTGGTATAGGCGTAGGAGGCGCCGTTGGTCTTGACGTAACGAGCGGCCGTGGCAAAGACCATCGCCATGGTGGCGGCGAACAACCCGGCCAAGACGTAGGCGAGCGGTGCCAGGGGGCCGGCGAGTTTGATCACCGCACCTGGGGTCAGGAAGATGCCCGCTCCGATGATCGCGTTGATCCCGAGCATGACAACGCTGAAGAAGCCGAGCTTGCGGATCGCACGCCCTCCTTGACCGCGGCCGGCCCAGGGTCAGGGCTGGTCGACTCCGTTCGTACCACGGGTGCCCAGCAGCAGCCCCGCTGAGCCGCCGAGTCCGCCTGTCCCGCCCACGCCAGGGCCGCCGACCCCGTTGCCGGCTGCGCCGCCGTCGCCACCGTTGCCGCCATCGCCGACCAGCTGCGCGTTGCCACCGGCACCGCCGTTTCCGCCGCGGCCGCCGGTGGTGCCGTTCGCGCCGGCTCCGCCAACTCCGCCGTTGCCGCCGTCACCGAACAGGGCGGATGTGCCGCCAGCGCCGCCATTGCCACCATCGCCGCCGGTGCCGCCGCCACTTCCGCCGTTGCCGCCACGTCCGCCATCGCCGATCAGCCCGCGCGCGGAGCCGCCGGATCCGCCGTTGCCGGCGTTGCCGCCCTTGTCGAATGCAGACTGGGGGCCGCCGTCTCCGCCGCCGCCACCCGCTCCGCCATCCCCGGCGACCCAGCCGCCGGCGCCCCCGCCACCGCCGGCGCCCCCCGTACCGGCGTCGCTGAAGTAGCTACCCTTGCCGCCGCTGCCGCCGCCACCGCCGCTACCACCCGCGCCGAACAATCCGGCGTCGCCACCCAATCCGCCAGAGCCGCCGGCGCCGCCTCGACCGTCTTGGAGAGCATCGCCACCGGCCCCGCCGAATCCGCCCGCACCTCCGTTGCCGAGCAGTAGCGCACCCTCGCCGCCGGACCCGCCCGCACCGCCGGCACCCGCCGAACCCGACGCCAGCGCGGTGATCTTGCCACCGGCGCCGCCAGTGCCGCCGCTGCCGCCATTGCCGTAGAGCCAGGCTGCGGACCCGCCGGTGCCGCCGATGCCGCCCGCCCCGCCCCTGCCGAAGCTGCCGTTGTTCACCCCGCCAGCCCCGCCGTTGCCGCCCGCTGCGCCGTTGCCGACAAG
The nucleotide sequence above comes from Mycobacterium vicinigordonae. Encoded proteins:
- a CDS encoding APC family permease gives rise to the protein MLGINAIIGAGIFLTPGAVIKLAGPLAPLAYVLAGLFAATMAMVFATAARYVKTNGASYAYTNAAFGQRLAIYVGVTHAVIASIAWGVLASLFVSTLLKVLFPQRHWSQDTDFFSVKTLTFLGFVAVLLTINLFGNRVIRWANGISTLGKVFALSVFILGGLWIVATLHVNNYADASSPEVYRPAPYALLGFVQVGQSTLSGLVLATVAALYAFTGFESIANAAEEMDAPERNLPRAIPLAIAAVGVVYVLAVTVAMLLGSRRIVESHDTVKLAAAIGNEPLRTIVVLGALVSMFGINVAASFGAPRLWSALSDTGTLPLRLSRKNRFGVPMAAFGVTAALALAFPLALRFDNDSLIGLAVIARFIQFIIVPIALMELARKPDQAAIRRNMFTDKVLPVAAVVVSVALAVSFDYRTLVLTPQGGANYFSIVLLALTFVVVPAAAYVRYYRSVNRTGAR